CGTGTAAATCATGTAAAGAAGACCGGCTAAGATGGCCGTACAAAGTAAAAAATTTAAAATCCGGGAGTTGATGTTCCAGAATAATGGTAGGTCCGTAATCGCCGAATTGCGCATTATCCTGAAAGGAGTGCACGGTGGCCGCCAAAGGAGCTAATACCGGCGTGCCTGCTTCGGCCCAGATATCTACGCCCAGGTGAATGCTGCGATTGGTATTTGTTTGGTCAAAAAGGCGGCTGCGGCGATAAATTACTCGGTTCTCCAGGTAGCCGCCAATACCCACGCGGGCATTTTTTTGCTGCAACATTTGCTCAATTAAGGCATCAAACGAAACCGTATTTTCCAGGTTATAATCCGATAATAATGTATTTTGGGCCGTAAAATCTAAGCGGCAAACCAGATCAGAGTTTAAATCAATGGGCACCACCGGCCCGGCCAAAGAAGAAAGTTCCGCCAACACAGCATCAGGCAAAGTATTCATATTAGTGTGATTAAGAGTTAAAATTAAAAAAAAGGAAACCTTTAAACCAAAATGGGGTTTTCCAAACGTTAATTGTTAATTGCGCCGCTTAAAATTACCTTTGCGCAAAGTTTTACCTATGAGTCAAGCAAACCTGCAACTGAAAGTAGTGGATATTACCCGGGAAACCGCCGATGCCATTACCATTCATTTAGAACATCCCGAACAAAAAGCTATTCCGTACCTGGCCGGTCAGTTTTTAACTTTAATTGTACCCATAAACGGCAAAAAAGAACGCCGGGCTTATTCTTTGTGTAGTTCACCGGCCGAGCATCCCCGGCTTTCCGTTACGGTGAAGCAAGTAAAAAACGGATTATTATCTTCTTACTTAGTAAAAAATTTAAAAGTGGGCGATACCCTGGAGGTTTTACCGCCCATGGGCCATTTTAATTTAACTCCCGAAGCTACCAAAAACCGCACGGTGGTTTTAATTGCGGCGGGCAGCGGCATTACGCCGTTAATGGCCATGGCTAAATCGGTATTGCACCACGAGCCCAACAGCCAGGTGCGCCTGATTTACGGCAACCGCCACGCTGATTCGGTAATTTTTAAAAATCAACTGCAAACCTTAGAACAACAATTTCCGGAGCGCTTGCGCGTAACCCACGTTTATAGCCAAGCGGTTGCAAGCGATAAACCGGTTAAATCCGGCGGTTCGTTTTTCAGCCGTTTGTTTGGTAAAAGCAAAGAACCAGAAGTAGTAAACACTCCAGCGGTGAATAATACAAACACTTACTCCGGACGAATAAACCGGAATTTGCTGCTAAAAATTCTGGAAGATTTAAACGAAAAAAACTCTCCCGCAACGGAGTTTTATTTATGCGGGCCCGAAGGTTTAATGGCCGAAGCCAAAACGGCTTTACAAATGTTGCAAGTGCCCACCACCCAAATTTTTAAAGAAAGTTTTGTGAGTTCGGGTAATAATAGCGCCGATGCCGGGGTTAGTTCCCCGGTTATAGAAGAAGGTGCGCATGCGATCCAGGATCAGGAGGTAACGATAAAGTTTGAAGGTCAAATCTACCAGGTAGCTGTTACTAAAAACGAAACTATCTTGGAAGCCGCCCTAAGCCAGGACATTGATTTGCCTTTTTCGTGCCAGGCTGGTTTATGTACCGCTTGCATGGGTAAGTGTTTATCCGGCAAAGTACACATGGACGAACGCGAAGGTTTATCTGATGCGGAGGTGGCGCAAGGTTACGTCTTAACCTGCGTCGGGCATCCATTAACCAGCGATGTCGTTATTGAAATTGGCTAGTTCGAATTGTTAATTGTTATTATATAAAAGTTTTAAGCGAATTAATTTAGTTGGGTATTAACTTGAAAACTGCTTAAGATTAGCATTTACGCGATGCCAGTTACCGGTGCTGATGTCCGTACTACCATCTGACTCACCTGGATTAAAATTGCTGAAAGGTGTTTTGATTTAGAAATCAGGAAATTCAAAAAACTGCTTTTAAAACAAAGAATGGAAATGTAAATAATTAAAAATTTTACCCTTAGGCAGTTTAACCAAGTATTCTCAACTAAAATTTTCGGTTTAAACCGATTTTTTAAAATTTAACAAAATCTAAAAATGAACAACGTCACCACGAACATACAAATACCGCAGCGGCCCACCCGCCGTTTTTTGCCGCAACAATTTGAGGTAAATGATTGGGCTACTCTAGAACCTTATTTGCAGGAATTACAAGACCGGCCAATTCAATCGGCAGAGGATTTAGAAAAATGGATGCTGGACCGCAGCGAACTCGAAAGTGCCTTTGGCGAAGAAATTGGCTGGCGTTACATCCGGATGACCATAAATACCCAGGACGAAGCAGCTACCGAATCTTTTCAGTATTTTGTAACCGAAATAGAGCCCAAAGTAGCGCCCTACGACCATGCCCTGAACCAGAAGCTGCTAGAATCACCATACTTGCCCGAACTGGATCAGGAAAAATACCGCATTTATTTACGTTCGGTGCGGCGCCAACTGGAAATTTTCCGGGAAGAAAACATTCCCTTAAAAACCGAAATTACCACCAAACAACAACAATACGCCGCCATTACCGGCGCCATGACCGTAACCCTGGATGGCGAAGAAATGACCTTGCCCCGGGCTGCCGATCGCTTGAAAAGCCTGGACCGGAACATACGCCAGGAAACCTATGAGGCCATTCAAAACCGCCGTTTGCAGGACAAAGACCAACTGGATGCCTTGTTCACGGAGTTAATTCAATTACGCCACCAGGTTGCCGTAAATGCCGGTTTTGCTAATTTCCGCGATTACATGTTTGCCGCTTTAGGTCGGTTTGATTATACCCCCCAGGATTGTTTTGATTTT
The sequence above is a segment of the Adhaeribacter swui genome. Coding sequences within it:
- a CDS encoding ferredoxin--NADP reductase, with the protein product MSQANLQLKVVDITRETADAITIHLEHPEQKAIPYLAGQFLTLIVPINGKKERRAYSLCSSPAEHPRLSVTVKQVKNGLLSSYLVKNLKVGDTLEVLPPMGHFNLTPEATKNRTVVLIAAGSGITPLMAMAKSVLHHEPNSQVRLIYGNRHADSVIFKNQLQTLEQQFPERLRVTHVYSQAVASDKPVKSGGSFFSRLFGKSKEPEVVNTPAVNNTNTYSGRINRNLLLKILEDLNEKNSPATEFYLCGPEGLMAEAKTALQMLQVPTTQIFKESFVSSGNNSADAGVSSPVIEEGAHAIQDQEVTIKFEGQIYQVAVTKNETILEAALSQDIDLPFSCQAGLCTACMGKCLSGKVHMDEREGLSDAEVAQGYVLTCVGHPLTSDVVIEIG
- a CDS encoding peptidoglycan DD-metalloendopeptidase family protein, encoding MNTLPDAVLAELSSLAGPVVPIDLNSDLVCRLDFTAQNTLLSDYNLENTVSFDALIEQMLQQKNARVGIGGYLENRVIYRRSRLFDQTNTNRSIHLGVDIWAEAGTPVLAPLAATVHSFQDNAQFGDYGPTIILEHQLPDFKFFTLYGHLSRSSLHDLHVGKIFNKGEQVGFIGDFPENGDWPPHLHFQLITDMMSQTGDFPGVCSPNEKTMYAQLCPDPNLLLQCRHLTAF